A stretch of Argiope bruennichi chromosome 10, qqArgBrue1.1, whole genome shotgun sequence DNA encodes these proteins:
- the LOC129988608 gene encoding glycine receptor subunit alpha-2-like: MTYVTDIFMSQSWKDDRLQLPENMTSKYRLLPISWLKKMWRPDSFFKNAKRVTFQEMTIPNHYIWLYSDKTILYMVKLTLELSCAMKFEAYPHDTQTCSLKMESLSYTTDDLIFDWESKVPLVVEPTIELPQHILVDTKLGDCMQEYSTGNFTCIEVMFTLERRLGYYLFHTYIPTCLIVIMSWISFWIRADAVPARVTLCVTSLLTLATQHAQSQKSLPPVSYIKAIDIFMSTCTLFVFSSLMEYAIVNIVMGQADERERLANHMLNDGSTRMPNGTKMARSPSLRRLSESFERQALKIDKFSRIAFPLLFVILNVAYWSYYLR, encoded by the exons ATG ACATACGTCACCGACATCTTCATGTCGCAGAGCTGGAAGGACGACCGCCTGCAGCTGCCGGAGAACATGACGTCCAAGTATCGCCTCCTGCCCATCAGTTGGCTCAAGAAGATGTGGCGACCGGACTCTTTCTTCAAAAACGCGAAACGGGTCACCTTCCAGGAGATGACCATTCCAAACCACTACATATGGCTCTACAGCGACAAGACCATTTTGTACATGGTCAA GTTGACCTTAGAGCTCTCCTGTGCCATGAAATTCGAAGCTTACCCCCACGATACACAGACATGTTCCTTGAAAATGGAGAGCT TGTCCTACACCACCGACGACCTCATCTTCGACTGGGAGTCCAAAGTTCCGTTGGTGGTGGAACCGACCATCGAGCTTCCACAACACATCCTGGTGGACACCAAACTCGGAGACTGCATGCAGGAGTATTCAACTG GAAACTTTACCTGCATCGAAGTCATGTTCACTCTGGAACGCCGCCTGGGATATTATCTGTTCCATACCTATATCCCAACCTGCCTCATCGTCATCATGTCCTGGATTTCGTTCTGGATACGGGCTGATGCCGTCCCGGCAAGGGTCACCCTCTGTGTCACCTCCCTGCTCACTCTGGCCACCCAGCACGCCCAGTCACAGAAGTCCCTGCCTCCCGTTTCTTACATTAAAGCAATCGACATATTCATGTCTACCTGCACCCTCTTTGTCTTCTCGTCACTCATGGAGTACGCCATCGTCAACATCGTCATGGGGCAGGCGGATGAGAGGGAGCGTCTTGCCAATCACATGCTCAACGAC GGCTCGACTCGAATGCCGAACGGAACCAAAATGGCCCGATCGCCTTCCCTGCGCCGTCTTTCGGAGTCTTTTGAGAGGCAGGCCCTCAAGATAGACAAGTTCTCGAGAATTGCCTTCCCGCTTTTGTTCGTCATTCTCAACGTAGCCTACTGGTCCTACTACCTAAGGTAA